TGCACCGTCGGCGCACCTTCCGGCCTGATGTCCGGCATGCACTTTAGCACCGGCTCCATTATTGTGCTGAAATAGGGCACCCCCTGCGCCGTGCCATGCACCGCGACTGCAATCGTGCCTCCTTCTTTGAGGAGCAGGCGCAGTTCTTTCAGAACACGCACCGGCTCTGGAAAGAACATGAGAGCGTACTGGCACAGCACCCTGTCGAACCTGGCGCGCAGGCCAATGTTCTCCGCGTCCATCTCTACAAAATGGCCTGCCTGAACATTCTCTTTTGCTATCTTGAGCGCGCCTCTTGCAAAGTCAATCCCGACAAGCATCCCAGACGGCCCAAGGCGCAAAAATGCCTCTCTTGAAACGGCGCCAGTGCCGCATGCAACGTCCAGCACGAAATCGCTTTCCAAAATGCCTGCCGCATTTACGAGCTCTTTTGTCGACCGAAACGGCCCGCGTCCTGCGCCTGCCCAGCCATCGTGGTAATCGCGCGCACGGCTGTTCCAGTTGTCAATCGAGTCTTGCTTGTATTTCGTGGGGTCGTAGGCCAAGCGTCATAAAGTTTTAATGCCTTCTTATTTAATCATGGCATGTTGAAAGAGTTTCGCGTTCTTTTGACCTGCAACGTCTGTGGCGAGACTTTTGACTCTGACTACAAGCTGATAAAGCATATGAGCAATAGCCACCCGCAACCAGAGAAGACCGGCTGGATGGGAGGCGAGGGCGAGCACAACTGCAGCTGCGGCGGACAACACATGCACGGTCACCAGCACTACCACGAGTAACACGACCTTGAAAGCAGAGAAACTGTTCTTCATTTACGTTGCCCGCAACGACGAATGGGTGCGCCTGCAGGCCGAGGACTGGGGCTACGTCTCTACGATGACGCGCTTTTTCAAGTGGTGGGTAAAGCGCTACTATGACTTTGAGATAGCCGTGGAGGCGGACATACTGCCGGTGATACCAGGCAAACTGTTTGACAGGATGTCGCTTGCGCTTTTCCTTCGCGACCACGAAAGCAGGGGCAAGGACGTCTACCACTTTTACCTGACGCCGTTCAAGCCGTTTTTCACAGACTGCAAGACTGAAGGCTACACCACCGACCACTTTGGCCTTGCGTTCTGGAACAGGCCAAAGGAAGGGTCGGAGGCCAAGCGCAACGCAATGTTTGCGGAGGAAAACTGCCCGCGCATTTCCCACGTGCTGTCGCACGAGATCCTGCGCATGCAGGGGCGCAAAAAGAAAGAGTACTTTGAAAACGTCCATGACCTGTGGAGGCAGCACAAGGAGAGGGGCAAGCCGTTCCTCTACTTTGACAGCCAGTTCAAGCGCACTACAAGCGACGGCTGCAAGTATGCCACCATCGATGCGAGCGGCCTCTGACCGGAAATAGTTATGTGCTCCTTGAGTGCACAGGTTTGCGTTGGCGTCGGGCCTTGAAATCCTTGCCAAGTCGGGCGCAATAGTGTCTACGGCAGGCGTGGCGCTGCTCGTGGCGTTTATCGCCGTGCTCCTTGCGTTCCCCGTGGCCAAGACCTGCGAGGAAGGGAGCAAGTGCGAATACGCATCATCTGCGCCAGAGCAGCTGCAGACTGTATTCAGCCAGGGGTTCTTTGCACTGTCGCTCATCGTAATTGCGGCAGGGATACTGATGATCCGCTACAGCCGCTGGCGCGAGTCCAAGGCGGCTACGCAGGGCTAGCTAGGTAGTCCGCCGGCTGCTATAAATACGAGGGAGCGCAAAATTCCCTGCACTTGATCGCCTTTACCAAGGCTGAAAAAGAGTTCCTGCTTGCAAACGAGGCGTGCAGGGTTGCGACCTGCCACGACAACATGCCGCACGTGGTTCCCGTGTCGTATGTGTTTGAGGGCGGCGCGTTCTACTTTGCCACCGACCTTGAAACCCGGAAGCTGGAGAACCTGAAGAAAAATGACAGGGTCGCGCTTGCAGTTGACGTCTACGACAATTCGGCTGGCAACAAGGCAATATGCGTGCAGGGCAGGGCCGAGATAATCGAGGGCGGCAAGGAATTTGCGAGCCTCTACAGGATCTTCCATGACAAGTTCGCATGGGTCAGGCGCGACCCGTGGAAGGAGGGCGAGGCGCCCTTTGTGCGCGTAGTCCCGACAAACAAGGTCAGCTGGGGCCTATGACGCTTAGGAAAAAGTTTGACGACGCGGCGGGCAAGGTGTGCAAGGCTCTGATACCCGTCAGGCACGAGAGTTTTGGAGGCAGGGGCAGGGAAGTGGCGGTGTGCACCCTTGGCAGCATCGACCTGCTTGAGAGGATCTCCAAGTCTGAGATAATCATGGACAGGGTGGCAATAGCCGGCCGGCTCTTGTCGGAGAACAAGGGCATCGACGCCATCATCGATTACGTTTCTGCGCACCCTGACCTGAAGCGGATCGTGGTGTGCGGCAGGGAGGTCAAGGGGCACATGGCAGGCCAGGCATTGCTGGCGCTATACAAAAACGGCATCGACGGGCAGGGCAGGATAATCGGGGCTGCAGGCCCGTACCCGATACTTTTGTCACCGCGGGAAAAGGTCGAGGCATTCAGGCGACAGGTGGCAATAGCCGACATGACTGGAATTACAGACCTTGAAAAGATAATGCCCCTACTAATAGCCTGACTTTTGCCTGTCGCGGTTTACCTTGTTTTTCTTCTTGTATTCGTCGAGAATGTCTGCCGGCGTCATGCCAAGTTCAAGCGACGCCTGCACCAAAAAGTGCCATATGTCTATCAGCTCCTCCCTTGCAGCCGCCTCGTCAAAGCCGGAGGGCTTTTTCCACCACTTCCAGTTTGTCAGGCGCTGGAGCTCCACCGTCTCGTGGATTATCGCGGTGGAAAGCGCCGAGACCTTGCCCTCGGTCGTCGCTGGATATCTTGACAGATCCATCATGCCTGCAAGCTCTTTCTGCATGGAAAATATCGTCTCTAGCGTGTCCATCAGGATGTCAGTTTTGGGTGGGCAGGTAAATAATTGCTGCTGATGATCATCCGACTAGTGTCGAGGTGTTGCGAAAGCTTTAAGGCATGTGGTGATAATAAAGCTCGCTATGGCTTCTGGCAGGCAACCTGCTACTACCACCCCCCCAAGGCCCGAGGACTCCGCTTCGCTTGGAAACGTTCTTTCGTCATCGCTTGACATGCTAAAGATAGAGGATGCCGAGATCCGCAAAAAGGCAGTCGAGTTCGTGGGCAACGTGTCGCTTGCAACCGTCAACGCGTACGGCAAGTGGATCGCCTCCATCAAGGCAGTAGCCGACGCCTGCACGGTGTCTGGCCATGCGTTCTCCCAGTCAGAGCTGTGCGACTTTTTGACAGTCGCCGCAAAGGGCATGGACTCTAAAAGGGCGGGGACAAAGGCCGTAAACGACGCCACGTTTTACATCTACATGGACATCATGGAGAACTACCAAAAAGCGTCTGCACAATTGAAATTGCATTTCCCGAGGATAATAGTCGACGTCATCTCGATACTTGACAAGGGAGTGGACACTCGCGGCGAGGCAGTCGGCGTCTATGGCATCGAGCGCTACTACCAGGAGCATAAAGCCAGCGCGCCTCTCGAAGACCCTGTTGCCAGCTACATCGCAAGGTCCGTGACTGAGGGAAGAAGGTCATCATCATCTTCTTCCTCTTCCTCTGCCAGCCAGCCAAGTCCGCCCGCAGTAACATTCAGCGACGACCTGGTCGACAACCTTGCAAGCATCACTGGCAGGTCAAAGAAGGAGCTTGAGGCATCGCTTGCAAGCCTGCCTGCTGCCGACATCAAAAAGATAACCGACCTTTCAGTCAACCACAAGCGCCTGCAAAAGTACAGCAAGCTGGCAAGGCCGGAAGACCTGAAGCGAGAAGTGGAAAAGGATCTTGGCCGCAAGCTCACAGACAACCAGCTGCAGCACGCCGCCAACTCGATACGCAAGGCCAAGACATACATCGAAAATGTCCTTGACGGCAAGTTCGTCCCGCATGGGACGCACGGCATCAACCACGTCAAGCACAACCTGGAATACGGCTACCAGCTGATGGGCTTGATAGAGCCAAGAAAGCGCAGGTCCAACTAATTATTTTTAGAAAAAAAAGTTGCAATAACGACAATAAAGCCTGTTAGATAGGGTCGTCCCCCTATCAGAGGGCGGCCAATGCCGCGCTCGTGTGATACGGGGGGTCCCTATCTAGTTAGTTTATTCCGTCGTTTGGAGTTAAGATCATAAATTATTAAGTCTTTCCAACATACAATTTTACAATTATGCTAATACATTAGAATTATAACATAAATTTCGTACAAAATACATCATTAAAAGTTATAATTTACATTAGGGGCCAATATAAATAGTCAATTGCCGAACTAGCTCCAGACTTTTTCCTTGAACGTCCATTTTTTGTTCAAAAGAAAGTTGCTTATCGACGCGGTGGCGACAGCTAGGACAAGCGCAAGCGGGTAGCTGACCTCGTTTGTCTCTACGAGCGCATACACCAGGCCTAGCTGCACCAGCGCGCCGAACGCGGAAAAGCCTGCAAACATGCCGTACTGCAATAGCGTCTTTCTGGCCGCAAAGTCCATGTCTTCAAACGTCCAGACCTTGTTGAGGATAAAGTTGGACGTTATCGAGAACATGATGCCTACCACCGTTGCGTGCAGGTACCAAATTCCCGGGAAAAGCGCCGTGAGTATGAACGAGACAAGATAGTTGACCAGGAGGCCGCTTGACCCGACCGTGTAGAACCTGCCCGCCTTTGAGAAAAAGCGCACGGACGTCCTGCGCTCGCTTGGCGCCGCCCTGCCGTAGCGGTACAGGCGCCACACCGCGCGTATATAGTCAAACATCACTTTTGAGTCGAGCTTGCTTGCGCCGGCGCACCTGTTTGTAAACGTGTAGGGTATCTCTTTTATCCTCGCTCCTTTAACCTTGACCAGCATCTCAAGGAGCATCTTGTAGCCTATAGTGTCAAACTTTATTCCGTGGATGATGTGCCGGCGGAACGCGAAAAAGCCGGACATTGGGTCCTTTATCTTGATTCCGAGGCTGTACTTGGCTATCTTGGTCGCGCCCTTGCTCATGAGCTTGCGCTTGAAAGGCCAGCCTGATATCGCTCCTCCCTTGATGTACCTTGAAGCGACCACGATGTCGCACCTTGACTGCCTTATCTCCTCAAGCATCTTGGGTATGGTGTGGGCAGGGTGGGAAAGGTCGCTGTCCATGACAACGACTACTTCGCCTGTCGCCTCATGCACGCCTGCAAGTATTGCCGAGCTGAGGCCCTGCTTTCCTGCCCTACGCACTACGCGTATGTGGAAGCGCTTGTCCTGCCTGCCGAGGTCTCTGGCGTGACTGGCCGCAATGTCTGCAGTCCCGTCGGGCGAATTGTCGTCGACTACAATGATTTCCGCAGGCGCATTATGTGGCAGCGCCTCTGCGATCGAGTCGATCATCTTGGTGATGTTTTGCGACTCGTTGTACGTGGGCAGGATCACTGAAAGCGGCATCTTGTCCTGCTTGACAAGCTCCTGCGACGAAACGTCCACGGCTGCTTTTAAACTGCCGTTCTATAAAACGGTTAGTCCCTGTCCGACAGGCCCCGCGAGGTGATTGCAAACTGCGCGGTGCCGGCAGCCGGCTGCAAGAGCGCCGCGTGGAACCATCCTCTGGAAGGGTTCTCTATGGAGAGTTTCATCCTGACGTGAGAGTATATCGAAACCGAACTGCCGAGGTACTCTCGCTGGATTGATTTGCCAGTCTCCGTGGGCGCGTTTCTCACCATGTTTGTCACGACGACTGCGCAGTCTGCGCCTATTGCAAAGGTCGCAAGGTCGTGCAGGTGAGACATGACTGCAAGGTGCCTTGCCGGGCCGGAATACTCTGCCGAAAAAAGAGAGGTCAGCGTGTCGACTATGAGGAGCCGGGCGTCAGCGTCACGAGCCCTTTCGACCGCGCTTACCTGGTCCTGAGTGTTGAGCGCCCGGATAAACGTTATCCTGTCCAGTGCTTCTTTTGTCCCTGCCATCTCTGAGACGCGCTCGGGCCGGAACGTGCCGGCCGTGTCCACGAAAAACGCGCGAAATCCTACCCTTGTGCAGCTGGCGCACAGCGAGAAACATAATTGCGACTTGCCCGATCCGCTCTCGCCGTACACGTCGGTGACCATCCCTGTCCTGACGCCTCCTCCCAAGAGCGCGTCAAGCGACTGCGAGCCGGTCTGGATGAACATCATTATGGTCTAGGATGCGGCCTTTTTATGAATTAAGAGAGCAAGGGAACCTTTTTATTTGCGGCGCGAACCTACGTCCTCCAAAGTGATTAACTAGCGTGTCTTCTCCGTCATCTCAACAGCCAAAACGCCCCCTGTCGATTCTGCAGAGGTCGCTAAACCGCAAGGTCGCCGTGCGCCTGAAGAGCGAGATAGAGTACAAGGGGAGGATGAATAACGTCGATTCTTACATGAACCTGATACTTACCGACGCAGAAGAGTTCAACGGCGCCGACGTGATGGCAAACTACGGCAAGGTGGTCATCCGTGGCAACAACGTTCTGTTCATCAGGCTTGAGAAAGACCTCTAGCGTGGTGCCAAAATGGTAAAGCGCTGGCTGTTTACTTCAGAGAGCGTTACAGAGGGCCACCCGGACAAGGTTTGCGACCAGATCTCTGATGCTCTTCTCGACGAGTTTCTCCGGCAGGACCCGGACTCTCGCGTCGCCGCCGAGTCGATGACTACTACCGGCATCGTCTTTGTGGCCGGCGAGGTGACGTCAAAGGGCAGGGTTGACGTGCAGAAAATAGTCCGCGACACCATCCGTGAGATTGGTTATGACAGGCCCGAGTATGGCTTTGACTGCGACTCGTGCTCGGTGCTTGCAGCGCTCCACGAGCAGAGCCCTGACATCTCGATGGGCGTGACTGCCACTGAAGCGAAGGAGCAGGGCGCCGGCGACCAGGGCCTCATGTTCGGCTACGCCACCAACGAAACCCCGCAGCTTATGCCTCTTCCGATAACCATGGCCCACCAGCTCTCTATGAAGCTCTCGCAGTCAAGAAAGAGCAAGGAGCTTGGGTGGCTCAGGCCTGACGGCAAGTCGCAGGTGTCCGTCGTCTACGAGGAAGGCATCCCAAAGCGCATCGACACCGTCGTCATGTCGACGCAACATGCGCCCGACATTGGCATGAACCAGCTGCGCGAGGAAGTGATAAGCAAGATAATCAAGCCCGTGTGCGGCGAATGGGTGGACGACAAGACGAAATACCTCGTCAACCCGACCGGCAGGTTCGTAATCGGAGGTCCGCCCGGCGATACCGGCCTTACAGGCCGCAAGATTATAGCCGACACGTACGGCGGCATGGGAAGGCACGGCGGGGGCGCGTTTTCTGGCAAGGACCCGTCCAAAGTCGACAGGTCTGCCTGCTACATGGCAAGGTACGTTGCCAAGAACGTGGTGGCAGCCGGCCTTGCAGACAAGTGCGAGGTACAGGTCGCGTACGCAATCGGAGTCGCCGAGCCTGTATCCATAATGGTAGACACATTTGGCACTGGCAAGGCGCCTGAAGAGGAGATAGAGACCCGCGTGCGCAAGGTCTTTGACATGAAGCCTGCAGGCATCATCAAGACGCTTGACCTGAAACGCCCCGTCTACCGCAATACCGCGGCATACGGTCACTTTGGAAGGAGCGAGCCAGGATTTACGTGGGAAAGGACCGACAAGGCCCCTCTGCTAAAGTAGGCTAAAGACGCGCAAGAGAGAGCAGTCTAAAAAATAATAATGTCTCCCATCTACTACCATCTGTCATTGATGAAAGGCAAAGTAGCAGTAATCACAGGCGCCACGCGGGGCATCGGTTTTGAACTGGCCCGGGAATTTGCAAGCAGGGGCGCCACCGTCCTCGTGTGCTCCAGAGACATCAAAAGTGCAAGCGATGCCGCAAAGAGAGTCGGGAAAAATGCACACCCTTTTTCGCTTGACGTTTCAAACCCTGCAAGCGTCAGGGCTTTTGTAAAGGACGCAGTCGCAAAGCACGGCAGAATAGACATCCTTGTCAACAACGCCGGTTATCCCTTTGACAAAAAGACATGGTACAAGGAGATGCATGAAATTACAGATGAAGAGTTTGACCGCGTGCTTGAAGTCGACCTAAAGGGCACGTTCCGCTTGACGCGCGCGGTGCTTTCAGTGATGATAAAGAAAAAGAATCGTGGTGATGGTGGCGTAGGAGGAGTCATCATCAACATCTCGTCCACTCCTGCAATAGCGGGCCACGTTGAGGGCGCGCCTTATACCCTTGCCAAGGCAGGCATTATTGCCATGACCAAACATGTCGCGCTTGAATACGGGAACAGGGGTGTTCGCGCCTACTCGCTTGCACTTGGCAACATTGCCACCGACGCCACCTTTGGCTCGATGGATGAAAAGGCGCGCATGCAGGCAGCACAGGAAAACGCGATGAGGCGGTGGGGAAAACCAGAAGAGGTTGCAAGGGTCGCGGCAAGCCTTGCAGGCGACGACTTTTCCTTTGCAACCGGCAACACCTTCGTAATCGACGGCGGGGCGGTGCTCTTGTGACTACTACTGCCGATGATGATACTAACAAGGAAAACGACGACCTGGAGCTGGCAGAGCAGGAACAGGAACTGCCACCCGAAGTGGAGGAAAAAAGGAAAAAAGGTATTCTGCGCACCGGCTACACAACAGGAACCACGGCAACGGCGGCGACCAAAGCCGCGCTCTTAGCGCTTGTAACCGGCAGACCTGTGGAGCAGGTCACGGTGTCGCTACCAAAGGGCAGGGCTGCGACGCTCAAGATCGCATGGACAAAGATTGAAGACGACAAAACTACATGCGCCGCGATAAAGGACGGGGGCGACGACCCTGACGTCACGCATGGGGCAGAGATCTGCTCGACTGTTTCTTTTATTGATGGTAATCCCGGCGTGATAAACATCGATGGCGGCAAGGGAGTTGGCAGGGTGACCAAGCCCGGCCTCGGGCTGGAAATGGGCCGGGCCGCGATAAACCCTACTCCGATGAAAATGCTCATGCAGGTAGTAGATGAAGCGGCGCATGAGCAGTTAAAAACAAAGGGAGTCAAGGTCGTCATCTGGGTCCCAAAGGGAGAAGAGCTTGCAATAAAGACGGACAACCCGCGCCTTGGGATAGTAGGCGGCATTTCGATACTTGGGACGACCGGCATAGTGCTACCTTACTCTACCGCGTCGTTTGCGGCAGCCATACGGCAGAGCCTCGATGTGGCTATTGCGATGGGGGCCGACACTGCGATCCTGACCACTGGCGGCAGGAGCGAGGATTTTGCCAGAGCGGTGTTTCCGGACCTTCCTGAGCACAGTTTTGTACAGATGGGAGACTTTGCCGGGTATTCTGTCGATCAGTGCGCTAGAAAGAACATCAAAAAGGCAGTCATCGCCGGCTTTATCGGAAAGCTGACCAAGATGGCAATGGGGATAAAGCAGACGCATGTGCGCGGCTCGCACGTCAGCCTGGACTTTATGGCTGGCCTTGCCGAGCAGTGCGGCGCACCCGCATCCGTCATCGCAGAGATCAGGCAGGCAAACACCGCACGGCATGCAGGCGAGATAGTGGCAAAAAACAATATCTCTGGCTTTTCTGACCTGCTGTGCAAAAAGGTATACGAGCAGATGCGCGAACATTCAAAGGGCCAGCTTGCGCTTGAAATCGTCATGTTTGACTTTGACGGCAAAGTCCTTGCGCGCTATTCTCCCTCTTCCTGACTGCGCTT
The sequence above is drawn from the Nitrososphaera viennensis EN76 genome and encodes:
- a CDS encoding class I SAM-dependent methyltransferase produces the protein MAYDPTKYKQDSIDNWNSRARDYHDGWAGAGRGPFRSTKELVNAAGILESDFVLDVACGTGAVSREAFLRLGPSGMLVGIDFARGALKIAKENVQAGHFVEMDAENIGLRARFDRVLCQYALMFFPEPVRVLKELRLLLKEGGTIAVAVHGTAQGVPYFSTIMEPVLKCMPDIRPEGAPTVHRFGDPKDLENVLTAAGFAGVAVRKFVFDYEAGTFSEYWSDYMSTTAAAIRPKIEAGGLQIVAEIKKEAEEKAQCFVKNDGRIMFPWDVLVATATTTKS
- a CDS encoding pyridoxamine 5'-phosphate oxidase family protein, with amino-acid sequence MIAFTKAEKEFLLANEACRVATCHDNMPHVVPVSYVFEGGAFYFATDLETRKLENLKKNDRVALAVDVYDNSAGNKAICVQGRAEIIEGGKEFASLYRIFHDKFAWVRRDPWKEGEAPFVRVVPTNKVSWGL
- a CDS encoding dUTPase, which encodes MDTLETIFSMQKELAGMMDLSRYPATTEGKVSALSTAIIHETVELQRLTNWKWWKKPSGFDEAAAREELIDIWHFLVQASLELGMTPADILDEYKKKNKVNRDRQKSGY
- a CDS encoding glycosyltransferase — translated: MPLSVILPTYNESQNITKMIDSIAEALPHNAPAEIIVVDDNSPDGTADIAASHARDLGRQDKRFHIRVVRRAGKQGLSSAILAGVHEATGEVVVVMDSDLSHPAHTIPKMLEEIRQSRCDIVVASRYIKGGAISGWPFKRKLMSKGATKIAKYSLGIKIKDPMSGFFAFRRHIIHGIKFDTIGYKMLLEMLVKVKGARIKEIPYTFTNRCAGASKLDSKVMFDYIRAVWRLYRYGRAAPSERRTSVRFFSKAGRFYTVGSSGLLVNYLVSFILTALFPGIWYLHATVVGIMFSITSNFILNKVWTFEDMDFAARKTLLQYGMFAGFSAFGALVQLGLVYALVETNEVSYPLALVLAVATASISNFLLNKKWTFKEKVWS
- a CDS encoding AAA family ATPase, with the protein product MMFIQTGSQSLDALLGGGVRTGMVTDVYGESGSGKSQLCFSLCASCTRVGFRAFFVDTAGTFRPERVSEMAGTKEALDRITFIRALNTQDQVSAVERARDADARLLIVDTLTSLFSAEYSGPARHLAVMSHLHDLATFAIGADCAVVVTNMVRNAPTETGKSIQREYLGSSVSIYSHVRMKLSIENPSRGWFHAALLQPAAGTAQFAITSRGLSDRD
- a CDS encoding LSM domain-containing protein, encoding MSSPSSQQPKRPLSILQRSLNRKVAVRLKSEIEYKGRMNNVDSYMNLILTDAEEFNGADVMANYGKVVIRGNNVLFIRLEKDL
- the metK gene encoding methionine adenosyltransferase, which codes for MVKRWLFTSESVTEGHPDKVCDQISDALLDEFLRQDPDSRVAAESMTTTGIVFVAGEVTSKGRVDVQKIVRDTIREIGYDRPEYGFDCDSCSVLAALHEQSPDISMGVTATEAKEQGAGDQGLMFGYATNETPQLMPLPITMAHQLSMKLSQSRKSKELGWLRPDGKSQVSVVYEEGIPKRIDTVVMSTQHAPDIGMNQLREEVISKIIKPVCGEWVDDKTKYLVNPTGRFVIGGPPGDTGLTGRKIIADTYGGMGRHGGGAFSGKDPSKVDRSACYMARYVAKNVVAAGLADKCEVQVAYAIGVAEPVSIMVDTFGTGKAPEEEIETRVRKVFDMKPAGIIKTLDLKRPVYRNTAAYGHFGRSEPGFTWERTDKAPLLK
- a CDS encoding SDR family NAD(P)-dependent oxidoreductase, whose protein sequence is MKGKVAVITGATRGIGFELAREFASRGATVLVCSRDIKSASDAAKRVGKNAHPFSLDVSNPASVRAFVKDAVAKHGRIDILVNNAGYPFDKKTWYKEMHEITDEEFDRVLEVDLKGTFRLTRAVLSVMIKKKNRGDGGVGGVIINISSTPAIAGHVEGAPYTLAKAGIIAMTKHVALEYGNRGVRAYSLALGNIATDATFGSMDEKARMQAAQENAMRRWGKPEEVARVAASLAGDDFSFATGNTFVIDGGAVLL
- a CDS encoding cobalt-precorrin-5B (C(1))-methyltransferase — translated: MPPEVEEKRKKGILRTGYTTGTTATAATKAALLALVTGRPVEQVTVSLPKGRAATLKIAWTKIEDDKTTCAAIKDGGDDPDVTHGAEICSTVSFIDGNPGVINIDGGKGVGRVTKPGLGLEMGRAAINPTPMKMLMQVVDEAAHEQLKTKGVKVVIWVPKGEELAIKTDNPRLGIVGGISILGTTGIVLPYSTASFAAAIRQSLDVAIAMGADTAILTTGGRSEDFARAVFPDLPEHSFVQMGDFAGYSVDQCARKNIKKAVIAGFIGKLTKMAMGIKQTHVRGSHVSLDFMAGLAEQCGAPASVIAEIRQANTARHAGEIVAKNNISGFSDLLCKKVYEQMREHSKGQLALEIVMFDFDGKVLARYSPSS